Proteins encoded together in one Argiope bruennichi chromosome 1, qqArgBrue1.1, whole genome shotgun sequence window:
- the LOC129975296 gene encoding uncharacterized protein LOC129975296 — protein MQLHKWVLNHPELLGNNQNLNFEFPDLTVKTLGMQWRPTSDIFTFEVTVSLNNNYSKREVLSVIARLFDPLGLISPIITSAKIFLQRLWQQRLNWNDTIPQNDLNDWLKFLKDLPVVNQLKIQRCVIIENPTTIDLHCFCDASNKAYGAVIYVCSKNKSGEVKTSLLCSKSRVCPIKESTIPRLELSAALLLSRLASKVISILPVTLNHVYMWSDSTVILAWIKTPPEKLKPFVSNRVRKINSLCPNYDWRHIKSIDNPADLISRGTSATNLINSQIWFNGPQFLQFEIPHKKDAVNYAAQKNTA, from the coding sequence ATGCAACTTCACAAATGGGTTTTAAACCATCCTGAATTATTAGGGAacaatcaaaacttaaattttgaatttccagacTTAACAGTTAAAACGCTCGGAATGCAGTGGCGTCCCACATCAGACATTTTCACATTTGAAGTGACTGTCAGTTTGAACAACAATTACTCAAAGCGGGAAGTCCTTTCAGTCATAGCAAGACTGTTTGATCCTTTGGGTCTTATCAGCCCAATTATAACCAGCGCCAAGATATTTCTTCAGAGACTTTGGCAACAAAGgctaaattggaatgacacaattCCACAAAACGATTTGAATGACtggttaaaattcttaaaagacttACCGGTAGTGAaccagttaaaaattcaaagatgtgtTATAATCGAGAATCCCACCACCATAGACCTACATTGCTTCTGCGATGCCTCAAATAAGGCCTACGGTGCAGTCATCTATGTGTGCTCAAAAAATAAATCCGGTGAAGTAAAAACAAGTCTTTTGTGCAGTAAATCGCGAGTGTGTCCAATCAAGGAATCAACAATACCTCGTCTGGAGCTGTCAGCAGCACTACTTTTGTCACGACTTGCATCAAAGGTGATTTCGATCTTACCAGTGACATTAAATCACGTCTATATGTGGTCAGATTCCACAGTCATCTTAGCTTGGATAAAAACTCCCCCagaaaaattgaaaccatttgtTTCCAATCGTGTTAGAAAAATTAACAGTTTGTGTCCAAATTATGACTGGAGACATATTAAATCTATAGACAATCCAGCAGACTTAATCTCCAGGGGAACGTCTGCAACAAATTTGATAAACAGTCAAATTTGGTTCAATGGACCCCAATTTCTACAGTTTGAAATTCCCCATAAAAAGGATGCTGTAAATT